Genomic DNA from Brassica rapa cultivar Chiifu-401-42 chromosome A04, CAAS_Brap_v3.01, whole genome shotgun sequence:
AAAAGCGAAGGACCAACATCTTTTACGGTAGTTAGAAGGGTTATAGCGACAACACGTACGTTCACGCACTGGTCGCTCTCCAGACTCAATCTTagatctactttctctctcttaaaCTTTGGTAATAATCTTTATGTACTGGTCCTTTTAttattaactaaattttaatttggAGTGAAAATAAATCTCAAGTACGATTTGGTGTGTGTGTataaagagagagagtaaacggggtttattgttattttcaaaACTATTTAGTATATATAAACAATATTTACAAATTGGTCCTTTTATTATTAACTAAATTTCAATTTGGGCGTAAAATTAAATTCCAAGAGCGTTTTCGGTTCAGCTTCTCAAAGTTGTCGTCTttcttctctatctctctctctggcTCTCGCCTTCTCTAACAGAGCCTCTCCTTTAGACCGTTAATCCTCAATCTCTCTCCTCCTCCCTGAAAGAAAGTTTCGgactttttttctctctctctggtaAGCAATGGGGAAGAATCAAGCGTACAAGGCTATGCAGAGATCCAGGGTTGGCTCCGCCTCAGCTCAGCCTGATGAGGTTGAAGATGGAATGGTTTGTACCCTTTCATACTCCTTTCTTAATCGTCACGTCTCCTCAAGATAATCCAATTTAGAGTCTCAGTTTCAGGGGAACAATTTGTAATCGAACCTCTTAGGACAATTTACATTGATATATATGTTCGTGTCTTGAGGAAAATTGAAGTTGATTTGTAGTTTCTTTTAGAGTGTAGCATTGAGGTTTGTGTCTGAGTGGTTCATGTGTCTCCTATTACAATCTGTAACACACAAGAATAAGCATTTAGACAAGTAACAACAATAAGATGCTTTGAGAATGGACCATTCGTTcacttggttttgtttttattcggCTTGATGATGATTTGTTGTGTCTGTACTTGGAACGTTTCTGATGAGGAGTGTCTCAGGTGGATGGTTCATTTCATACACCAGAGTGGCATGCGGCTCGTTTGGCTAGTCTCAAGACTACCCACACTATCACCTGGGAAGAGTACAAAAATAAGCAAAAGGTCAGAGAGCTTCATCATGTCTTGTCATAATACTTGTTATATAATCATGTTTTAAGTTAAAATTGACGCTAAGTGTTCATAAGGTTACTATGAATGTTTTCAATTTAGAAGCTTTAGTCCTTATTTCTCCGTGTTCTAATTCATCTTCAGCTACAGGATACACACTCTTTTTTGTATTCATATATGTTGAGGTTTTGAAGTAGCTATAGCTTCTTTATTTTGCATAATCTATAGATGGTTTAAGCTCATTTTTTCTCAAACATCTTCAGTATCCTGCATCATCAGCTTCTCTCTGCTTTGTTATTATGGATcattagaaaatgtttaagattgcATCTTTATTTTTACCTGAATATATGATTAGGAAGAAGAGATGAAAAAGGGAGAACTTGAAGCAGATACCGATAAACTGATGCGTGAGTATAGAGCACAGCTAGATGCAGAAAGGTCCTTGAAACTCTCCAAGGGGAGGAACTATTCTAGTGATAAGTCCCATAAAGGTAGTATCATCATACTTAACTCTGACAGAATATCTAAACCTTCGTTGTAAGGATCTTATTATTAACTGTTTTCTCTAATGATCTCACAGATAAGAAAGACAGAGattcaaagaagaaaagaagcaaAAAGAGAAAGGTGCTTTTACTCCCCTTAAAAACAGATATGGTGCCTTGTTATTTTTTATAGCTTCTATAAACATTGACCATGTTGAGTTTGCAGCATTATTCATCCTCAGAGTCTTCATCTAGCAGCGATGAAGAAGAATCTAGAAGATCAAGATCAAGTTCTAGAAGAtcaaagaaggagaagaagcacAAGTCTAGCAGAGACAAACACTGTAGCAAAACTAAAGACGATGGCCCTGTACCACTCTCTAGATTCTTTGGCAATCTAAAGAGTTGACAGTTGACATGAACAAACATGCAAAAGAACCATTGCAAGAGTAATAGATCTTCCTCAATTTAAATACTCAAATTAGGATATGATTTGTTTTCTTCCTTGTTGcaatgtattattattatttgttggaTTGAAAGTTAATAATAATTCCCACataatcattattttctttctcTAGTTTATTTaggtaaatattatataatcttACAATACCAAATATGGTTTATTTAGGATATCTAGCACAATATCTTATTacatagaaatattttttatatttttatgagttGAGAAGACTGATGATAATTTTTTCATGAATTGCTTCCAAGACAAAGTCAATGTTCGTTTTCAA
This window encodes:
- the LOC103862928 gene encoding protein FAM133B, producing the protein MGKNQAYKAMQRSRVGSASAQPDEVEDGMVDGSFHTPEWHAARLASLKTTHTITWEEYKNKQKEEEMKKGELEADTDKLMREYRAQLDAERSLKLSKGRNYSSDKSHKDKKDRDSKKKRSKKRKHYSSSESSSSSDEEESRRSRSSSRRSKKEKKHKSSRDKHCSKTKDDGPVPLSRFFGNLKS